Proteins encoded in a region of the Stieleria neptunia genome:
- a CDS encoding major capsid protein — MANAFVTTTELLQLGDGNISDIEVSELLEDAPLLAALSAIEASNDTSHEWLKKTAAPTTGFRAINDGRENKKATYTKVVKALKLFDAGFSIDMGLLKSKNGDALRTREAKDHLMAAFADFEKQIVYGTGQDADGFGGFANETTCDDSDDSMVINAAGTTANTASSVWAIRIGEPAVSVVYGANGRIEIGEEFPTVLDGSATGVYDAMRTPILFYGGLQISTTLDLGRICNLTADSGKGLTDDLLSELFALFPAGRKPNAFAMSRRSQKQLQQSRTATNATGAEAPFPTEAHGVPIVVTDQITDTEALLTVAA, encoded by the coding sequence ATGGCTAACGCATTCGTCACCACAACCGAGCTGTTGCAACTGGGCGACGGCAACATCTCCGACATCGAAGTTTCGGAACTGCTGGAGGACGCGCCACTATTGGCGGCACTCTCAGCAATCGAAGCGTCCAACGACACCAGCCACGAGTGGTTGAAGAAAACCGCGGCGCCCACGACGGGCTTCCGTGCGATCAACGACGGCCGCGAAAACAAGAAGGCCACGTACACCAAGGTCGTCAAGGCGCTCAAGCTGTTCGACGCCGGGTTCTCGATCGATATGGGACTCCTGAAGTCCAAGAACGGTGACGCGCTGCGAACCCGTGAAGCCAAAGATCACTTGATGGCAGCCTTCGCGGACTTCGAAAAGCAAATCGTTTACGGCACCGGCCAAGACGCGGATGGCTTTGGGGGCTTCGCCAATGAAACGACGTGCGACGACTCGGACGATTCGATGGTCATCAACGCCGCTGGCACAACCGCCAACACGGCTTCGTCCGTCTGGGCCATCCGAATCGGTGAGCCCGCTGTGAGCGTCGTGTACGGTGCCAACGGGCGGATCGAGATCGGCGAAGAGTTCCCGACCGTGCTGGATGGATCTGCAACCGGCGTCTACGACGCGATGCGAACCCCGATCCTGTTCTACGGCGGCCTGCAAATCTCGACGACATTAGACTTGGGGCGGATCTGCAACCTGACCGCCGACAGCGGCAAGGGACTCACCGATGACCTGTTGTCCGAGTTGTTCGCCCTGTTCCCGGCGGGACGCAAGCCCAACGCATTCGCGATGAGCCGACGCAGCCAAAAACAGTTGCAACAGTCGCGAACCGCGACCAATGCCACTGGGGCTGAGGCACCGTTCCCGACGGAGGCGCACGGCGTGCCAATCGTCGTGACGGATCAGATCACCGACACCGAGGCGCTCCTCACGGTAGCCGCGTAA
- a CDS encoding phage portal protein: MLGTFTNRVTSFFSYDALNPRGRRRAITRGVVREDHHVRGTKRRKLQENAADLCRNLSLAAWMVRRHLDYVSAFDFHGRNEDEQLNQQIERLMLDDSRPSRSDLSGRFGREKLFRLAEARRVLDGDTGLIKLNDGRLQGIQADLIRDPVDMGASENWVDGIMIGRFGRPLSFALHRRASNTSVEFVRRVNAPNVIHYGFFDRYAGDQVRGVSPLVSALNPLRDVYENFSYALAKAKVSQLFALAFYRNGTESAGELGEDEDGPTDESTGDPAGYKVDFGSGPQLLDLDPGDRAEFLESKQPSSEFQKFTQLVVQVALKALDIPYSFYDESHTNFFGSRAAWLHYERSCKDKRDDQIEMRRNYTVWKIAGWVRDGRLTLPRGMRVLDVAFEWVPRGMPWWDPSKEIRGHVAAIKGALDNPQRICRSTGTDLYDNIDQIAKAREYAASKGVSLEYAMEPEAIQVIETDQ, translated from the coding sequence ATGCTGGGGACCTTCACCAATCGCGTTACATCGTTTTTCTCCTACGACGCGTTGAATCCCCGCGGCCGACGTCGCGCCATCACGCGCGGTGTGGTCCGTGAGGACCACCACGTACGAGGAACGAAACGCAGGAAGCTGCAAGAGAATGCAGCGGATCTCTGCCGCAATCTGAGTCTTGCGGCGTGGATGGTCCGGCGGCACCTGGACTACGTCTCGGCGTTTGACTTTCACGGCCGCAACGAGGACGAGCAGCTAAACCAACAAATCGAAAGGCTCATGTTGGATGATTCGCGCCCGTCGCGTTCTGACCTATCAGGGCGATTCGGCCGCGAGAAGCTGTTTCGATTGGCAGAGGCCCGGCGAGTCTTGGATGGCGACACTGGCTTAATCAAACTTAACGATGGGCGCCTACAGGGCATCCAAGCGGATCTAATCCGAGATCCTGTCGATATGGGGGCCAGCGAAAACTGGGTAGACGGGATCATGATCGGTCGATTCGGCCGGCCTCTGTCATTTGCCCTGCACCGGCGGGCCAGCAACACATCGGTTGAGTTCGTTCGCCGAGTCAACGCACCGAATGTGATTCATTACGGGTTCTTCGATCGGTATGCCGGCGATCAGGTGCGTGGAGTCTCGCCGCTGGTTTCGGCTCTCAATCCCCTTCGTGACGTCTACGAAAACTTTTCGTACGCACTGGCCAAGGCGAAGGTGTCTCAGCTCTTTGCGTTGGCGTTCTATCGCAATGGCACTGAATCGGCCGGCGAACTTGGCGAGGATGAAGACGGCCCGACTGATGAGAGCACCGGGGACCCTGCTGGTTACAAGGTCGACTTCGGCAGCGGCCCCCAACTTTTGGACTTAGATCCCGGCGACAGAGCTGAGTTTCTCGAATCCAAGCAACCGTCCAGCGAGTTCCAGAAGTTCACGCAGTTGGTGGTCCAGGTCGCGTTGAAGGCGTTGGACATTCCATACTCGTTTTATGACGAGTCTCATACGAACTTCTTCGGCAGCCGAGCGGCGTGGCTGCACTACGAACGGTCGTGCAAAGACAAGCGAGACGACCAGATCGAAATGCGGCGGAACTACACCGTCTGGAAGATCGCCGGATGGGTCCGTGACGGACGGCTGACGCTGCCCCGTGGCATGCGTGTTCTTGACGTCGCGTTTGAGTGGGTGCCCCGTGGGATGCCGTGGTGGGATCCCAGCAAAGAGATTCGCGGACACGTGGCTGCGATCAAAGGTGCGCTGGACAACCCGCAACGAATCTGCCGTTCGACTGGCACCGACCTCTACGACAACATCGATCAAATCGCGAAAGCACGCGAGTACGCGGCATCCAAAGGTGTGTCGCTGGAGTACGCGATGGAACCGGAAGCAATCCAAGTAATCGAGACAGACCAATGA